In a genomic window of Prosthecobacter fusiformis:
- a CDS encoding prolyl oligopeptidase family serine peptidase, which produces MKYLPLLLIPALALADGPKDNLADDVRPVPPLGVEVPAADADALKQGLKELRSAIDAAAKAQAKNPKLADLLPDVEIFYKSVDWALKYQEVHKLTELKTAQEALAEGKLRAGQLKEGKTPWTTQKGLVVRAYRSKIDGSIQPYGLVIPESYSGAATRLDVWCHGRSEMLSELAFVDQRRKQSGLATPANAIVLHLYGRYCCANKFAGEIDLLEALAHSKKFYNLDEDRMVIRGFSMGGAAVWQFAVNYSDKWCAASPGAGFAETPEFLKVFQTEDVSAIPEYEKTLWHWYNATDSALNLFNTPTIAYSGEIDKQKQAADIMEKYLKAENIEMIHIIGPQTAHKMHPDSLIEIERRLADITAVGRDRTPEEIHFTTWFLRYNKMHWISVDGLGESWKKARVHAKITGEKEVTLKTENVTALTLDMPAGHCPFSVLDVPVVKIDGKELSVAKPKSDRSWQVHLRQVKGAWTQVASAQEEGQLAKHHGLSGPIDDAFMDSFMNVTPTGKAMNDKVGAWSKAEMERAAFEWRRQFRGDALSKADKDISDADIAANNLVLWGDPQSNAVMAKVIAKLPIEWTKDKLVANGKTYDVNTHAPVLVYPNPLNPKRYVVINSSFTYREYDYLNNARQVAKLPDWAIVDLTQPKTTRAPGGIADAGFFGEAWEWKKAK; this is translated from the coding sequence ATGAAATACCTCCCTCTTTTACTCATTCCCGCATTGGCCCTGGCCGATGGACCGAAGGACAATCTGGCAGACGATGTGCGGCCTGTGCCGCCTTTGGGTGTCGAGGTGCCTGCGGCGGATGCAGATGCACTGAAGCAAGGCCTGAAAGAACTGCGCAGCGCCATTGATGCCGCAGCCAAAGCGCAGGCGAAGAATCCGAAGCTGGCGGATCTGCTGCCGGATGTGGAGATCTTTTATAAATCCGTGGACTGGGCGCTGAAGTATCAGGAAGTGCATAAACTGACGGAGCTAAAGACAGCCCAGGAAGCGCTGGCGGAAGGCAAACTGCGTGCGGGGCAACTGAAGGAGGGCAAGACCCCCTGGACGACACAAAAGGGCCTGGTGGTGCGGGCTTATCGCTCCAAGATCGACGGTTCCATCCAGCCTTATGGCCTGGTGATTCCAGAAAGCTACAGCGGTGCAGCCACGCGGCTGGATGTGTGGTGCCATGGCCGCAGCGAGATGCTGAGTGAGCTGGCCTTTGTGGATCAGCGGCGCAAGCAAAGCGGGCTGGCGACTCCTGCCAATGCCATCGTCCTGCATCTCTATGGCCGCTACTGCTGCGCCAACAAATTTGCCGGTGAAATCGACCTTCTTGAGGCCTTGGCGCACTCCAAGAAATTCTACAACCTGGATGAGGACCGCATGGTCATTCGCGGCTTCAGCATGGGAGGCGCGGCCGTCTGGCAGTTCGCCGTGAACTATTCAGACAAATGGTGTGCAGCCAGCCCAGGTGCGGGATTTGCCGAGACACCTGAGTTCCTGAAGGTCTTCCAAACCGAAGATGTCAGCGCCATCCCCGAGTATGAAAAGACTCTCTGGCATTGGTATAACGCAACGGACAGCGCACTGAATCTCTTCAACACGCCGACCATTGCCTACAGTGGCGAGATCGATAAGCAGAAGCAGGCCGCCGACATCATGGAGAAATACCTGAAGGCGGAGAACATCGAGATGATCCACATCATTGGGCCGCAGACGGCGCACAAGATGCATCCGGATTCGCTGATCGAGATTGAGCGCCGCCTGGCTGACATCACAGCGGTGGGCCGTGACCGAACCCCGGAGGAGATTCATTTCACCACGTGGTTCCTGCGGTATAACAAAATGCACTGGATCAGCGTGGATGGTCTGGGCGAGAGCTGGAAAAAGGCCCGCGTGCATGCGAAGATCACGGGTGAAAAAGAGGTGACCCTCAAGACGGAAAACGTCACGGCGCTGACCCTGGACATGCCAGCGGGCCATTGCCCGTTCAGCGTGCTGGATGTGCCGGTGGTGAAGATTGATGGCAAGGAACTGAGTGTGGCCAAGCCGAAATCCGACCGCTCATGGCAGGTGCATTTGCGCCAGGTGAAGGGCGCTTGGACCCAGGTGGCGAGCGCGCAGGAAGAGGGCCAACTGGCCAAGCATCATGGTCTTTCCGGGCCGATTGACGATGCCTTCATGGACAGCTTCATGAATGTGACCCCGACAGGCAAGGCGATGAATGACAAGGTAGGCGCATGGTCGAAGGCGGAGATGGAGCGCGCGGCCTTCGAATGGCGTCGCCAGTTCCGTGGAGATGCCTTGTCCAAGGCTGACAAGGACATCAGCGATGCGGACATCGCCGCGAACAATCTGGTGCTTTGGGGCGATCCACAGAGCAATGCGGTGATGGCGAAAGTCATTGCGAAACTGCCCATCGAATGGACGAAGGACAAGCTGGTGGCCAATGGCAAGACCTATGATGTGAATACCCACGCGCCCGTGCTGGTGTATCCCAATCCGCTGAACCCAAAGCGCTATGTGGTCATCAACAGCAGCTTCACCTACCGTGAATACGATTACTTGAACAACGCCCGCCAGGTGGCCAAGCTGCCAGACTGGGCCATCGTGGACCTGACACAGCCGAAGACCACGCGTGCTCCGGGCGGCATCGCCGATGCAGGTTTCTTTGGTGAAGCCTGGGAATGGAAAAAGGCGAAGTAA
- a CDS encoding c-type cytochrome has translation MPRFILLFSLCLLATSSHAQEDGAALFKTVCAQCHGPQGEGNEVLKTPSIANLPHWYVERQLTNFHEGKRGSDAQADPQGALMAAIAKTLNPDQITAVASHVQSLTLVVPQERILAGADVKAGGELFYERCMECHRYNASGEQLFGSPPLVGRQGWYLLAQLKKFKSLHRGNAKGDEKGAKMVMMTTLFVEDEQVMKNVVSYILTLNPP, from the coding sequence ATGCCCCGCTTCATCCTCCTTTTCAGCCTCTGCCTGCTGGCCACCAGCAGTCACGCTCAAGAGGACGGAGCAGCACTTTTCAAAACTGTTTGCGCCCAATGCCACGGCCCTCAAGGCGAGGGGAATGAGGTCCTTAAAACACCCTCCATCGCCAATCTGCCCCACTGGTATGTCGAGCGTCAGCTCACCAATTTCCACGAAGGCAAAAGAGGCAGCGATGCACAGGCAGACCCTCAGGGTGCCTTGATGGCCGCCATCGCCAAAACCCTGAATCCGGATCAGATCACCGCCGTCGCCAGCCACGTCCAGTCGCTGACTCTTGTCGTACCGCAGGAGCGCATCCTCGCCGGGGCCGATGTCAAAGCTGGAGGCGAACTCTTCTACGAACGCTGCATGGAATGCCATCGCTACAACGCCAGCGGTGAGCAACTCTTCGGCAGCCCGCCCCTCGTTGGCAGGCAGGGCTGGTATTTGCTGGCCCAGCTCAAGAAATTCAAAAGCCTGCACCGGGGCAATGCCAAGGGGGATGAAAAGGGTGCCAAGATGGTGATGATGACCACGCTATTCGTCGAGGATGAACAGGTGATGAAAAACGTCGTGAGTTACATCCTGACTTTAAATCCGCCGTGA
- a CDS encoding DEAD/DEAH box helicase, with product MPDFATSLPSLLQSFDPRLRQEAERLADDDAIRGLDIVEDEVLAEVVLDDRRVNVRWALENDAWQAESDCDEEPLHFLALCATLVASQRRFARQTQGSATTPSLPPEETFQLGLERRLARQLTPEEEGYLSKLEKRFQRVRQSGHIYDQDMVRLHPRWSIQSVDPLALWPEPPVNLKEFWEYVALALHERSLPAPSFLRGSVDIDAVRARLSVWRQERTLPLWRERIRDLLRSLNDAPPKGRRSCDFRLIITPSEARLQIRSSDDAAFRNVAGSELANLENEYERGALNLPASAELLLLACISQTGANPGDVCRFDLETHSRWLGTLFQQPALQARLLTLDEMPFRRVSEPLTWSSEENTETGQLNLTLIQADGAPAPLPLRVMHGAETLFLSSDSVFPGPLWFPEETRLEAPTAIPLNALATQDGIAFLDKLGLPLPADIAGRIRHEPLHVQIRAGCVARSHATSTEHAVFQVEAATPDGTIREVLRYGGWQPTENARPEDDDHSIICRDRSALATAEATLQEMRPVYDPEYEGFRVRLTKTFPDQFNTWAKGLPEGMSLTADERLQSILADPLIARVRIEASQTANIDWFDLKMVFEVEGADLKAADIRRLISAKGGFVQLADGTWRRVKLELSEEQQEMMDQLGLDMDEFSNEAHRLHWRQLTGQGAKEIINPRAWQNLTQRMEQAKLDEKPAVPEGLGVTLRPYQEEGFHFLSYLSLNKFGGILADDMGLGKTIQSITWILWLRARYRNAWPCLVVCPKSVLDVWATEFAKAAPGLKVQVLRDKEELDLEILYKDYHVMVMNYAQLRGCIELLESVKWLAVILDEGQHIKNPDSKAAKAARMLKAESRLVLSGTPVENRLLDLWSLMTFAAPGALGDRNYFHRHFDRRKDAKASERLSARLKPFLLRRTKSQVAKDLPARSEEAMLCEMSGTQERLYREELAKAQHMVLTASGFEVLTRKRFAILQALTRLRQICCHPALVDKTAGDDDSAKLTATLELIEGLHAEGHKVLLFSQFVTMLSIIRDRLDTMKIPHYWLTGSTNNRSEVVQSFQEDADPCVFLLSLKAGGSGLNLTAASYVILYDPWWNPAVEAQAIDRAHRIGQTQPVMAYRMITKGTIEEKIMLLQQKKTLMSANILGEGGFSSTLEKSDFEFLFGLEAEEAMNAED from the coding sequence ATGCCTGACTTTGCTACATCCCTCCCCAGCCTCCTCCAGTCCTTCGATCCACGTCTCCGCCAGGAGGCAGAAAGACTTGCCGATGATGATGCCATCCGCGGCCTCGACATTGTCGAAGATGAAGTCCTTGCCGAAGTCGTCCTGGATGACCGGCGGGTAAACGTCCGCTGGGCTTTGGAAAACGATGCCTGGCAGGCAGAAAGCGATTGTGACGAGGAACCGCTCCATTTTCTGGCCCTGTGCGCCACTCTGGTCGCCTCCCAGCGCCGCTTCGCCCGGCAGACTCAGGGCAGTGCCACCACTCCTTCCCTACCACCGGAAGAAACCTTCCAGCTTGGCCTGGAGCGCCGCCTCGCCCGCCAGCTCACCCCGGAGGAGGAAGGCTACCTCAGCAAGCTGGAAAAACGTTTCCAGCGCGTCCGCCAGAGCGGTCATATTTATGATCAGGACATGGTCCGCCTGCATCCGCGCTGGAGCATCCAGAGCGTGGATCCCCTGGCCCTCTGGCCCGAGCCTCCGGTGAATCTCAAGGAATTCTGGGAATACGTGGCCCTGGCCCTGCATGAGCGCAGCCTGCCCGCCCCCTCCTTCCTCCGCGGCAGCGTGGACATTGATGCCGTGCGTGCCCGCCTCAGCGTCTGGCGTCAGGAGCGCACCCTGCCCCTCTGGCGTGAGCGTATTCGAGATCTCCTGCGCAGCCTCAATGATGCCCCGCCGAAGGGCCGCCGTAGCTGTGATTTCAGGCTCATCATCACCCCTTCGGAAGCCCGTCTGCAAATCCGCTCCAGCGATGACGCCGCCTTCCGCAATGTGGCTGGCAGCGAGCTGGCCAACCTGGAAAATGAATACGAACGCGGTGCCCTGAACCTCCCCGCCTCGGCGGAGCTCCTCCTCCTCGCCTGCATCAGCCAGACCGGGGCCAATCCGGGAGACGTTTGCCGTTTTGACCTGGAGACTCATAGCCGCTGGCTGGGCACCTTGTTCCAACAGCCCGCCCTCCAGGCCCGCCTGCTGACCCTGGATGAAATGCCCTTCCGCCGCGTCAGCGAGCCGCTGACCTGGTCCAGTGAAGAAAACACTGAAACCGGCCAGCTCAATCTCACCCTCATCCAGGCGGATGGCGCTCCCGCTCCGCTGCCTCTCCGCGTCATGCATGGCGCAGAGACCCTGTTCCTGTCGTCGGATTCTGTTTTCCCAGGCCCGCTTTGGTTTCCTGAAGAAACACGCCTGGAAGCTCCTACCGCCATTCCTTTGAATGCCCTGGCCACCCAGGACGGCATCGCCTTTCTGGATAAACTGGGCCTACCCCTGCCTGCGGACATCGCCGGGCGCATCCGCCATGAGCCCCTGCATGTGCAGATCCGCGCCGGATGTGTGGCCCGCTCCCATGCCACCAGCACTGAGCACGCCGTCTTTCAGGTGGAAGCCGCCACTCCAGATGGCACCATCCGCGAGGTCCTCCGCTATGGCGGCTGGCAGCCCACGGAAAACGCACGCCCGGAGGATGATGACCACAGCATCATCTGCCGTGACCGCAGCGCCCTAGCCACCGCTGAGGCCACCCTCCAGGAAATGCGCCCGGTTTATGACCCGGAGTATGAAGGCTTCCGCGTCCGCCTGACCAAGACCTTTCCAGACCAGTTCAACACCTGGGCCAAAGGTCTCCCCGAAGGCATGAGCCTCACCGCCGATGAACGCCTCCAGTCCATCCTGGCAGATCCACTCATCGCCCGCGTCCGCATTGAGGCTTCTCAAACAGCGAACATCGACTGGTTCGATCTCAAGATGGTCTTCGAAGTCGAAGGAGCAGACCTCAAAGCTGCCGATATCCGCCGCCTCATCTCCGCCAAAGGCGGGTTTGTGCAGCTTGCCGATGGCACCTGGCGCCGCGTCAAGCTGGAGCTGAGTGAAGAGCAGCAGGAAATGATGGACCAGCTAGGCCTGGACATGGATGAATTCAGCAATGAAGCCCACCGCCTGCACTGGCGCCAGCTCACCGGCCAGGGGGCCAAAGAGATCATCAATCCCCGTGCCTGGCAGAACCTGACCCAGCGCATGGAGCAGGCAAAGCTGGATGAAAAACCCGCCGTCCCGGAAGGCCTCGGCGTCACCCTGCGGCCTTATCAGGAGGAAGGCTTCCACTTCCTCTCCTACCTTAGTTTAAACAAATTTGGCGGCATCCTGGCGGATGACATGGGTCTGGGTAAAACCATCCAGAGCATCACCTGGATCCTCTGGTTGCGCGCCCGCTATCGCAACGCATGGCCCTGCCTCGTCGTCTGTCCCAAATCCGTCCTCGACGTGTGGGCCACTGAATTTGCCAAAGCGGCTCCCGGCTTGAAAGTGCAGGTCCTGCGTGACAAAGAGGAGCTGGATCTGGAAATCCTCTACAAAGACTATCACGTGATGGTCATGAACTACGCCCAGCTCCGTGGCTGCATCGAGCTGCTGGAATCCGTCAAATGGCTGGCCGTCATCCTGGATGAAGGGCAGCACATCAAAAACCCGGACAGCAAGGCCGCCAAGGCAGCGCGCATGCTCAAGGCGGAAAGCCGCCTCGTCCTCAGCGGCACACCGGTGGAGAATCGTTTGTTAGACCTCTGGAGTCTGATGACCTTTGCCGCCCCCGGTGCGCTCGGTGACCGCAATTATTTCCACCGTCATTTTGACCGCCGTAAAGATGCCAAGGCCAGCGAGCGCCTCTCCGCCCGCCTGAAGCCCTTCCTTCTCCGCCGCACCAAATCCCAGGTGGCCAAGGATCTGCCAGCCCGCAGTGAGGAAGCCATGCTCTGCGAAATGAGCGGCACCCAGGAGCGCCTGTATCGTGAAGAACTGGCCAAGGCCCAGCACATGGTGCTCACCGCCTCCGGCTTTGAAGTCCTCACCCGCAAGCGCTTCGCCATCCTCCAGGCCCTCACCCGCCTGCGCCAGATCTGCTGCCATCCTGCCTTGGTGGATAAAACCGCCGGGGACGATGACAGCGCCAAGCTCACCGCCACCCTGGAGCTCATCGAAGGCCTCCATGCCGAAGGCCACAAGGTCCTCCTCTTCAGCCAGTTCGTCACCATGCTCAGCATCATCCGTGACCGCCTGGATACGATGAAGATCCCGCATTACTGGCTCACCGGCAGTACGAATAACCGCTCCGAAGTCGTCCAAAGCTTCCAGGAAGATGCCGACCCATGCGTGTTCCTCCTGTCCCTGAAAGCCGGCGGCAGCGGTCTGAACCTCACCGCCGCCAGCTACGTAATCCTTTATGACCCCTGGTGGAATCCCGCAGTGGAAGCCCAGGCAATTGACCGAGCCCACCGTATCGGCCAGACGCAGCCCGTCATGGCCTACCGGATGATCACCAAAGGCACGATCGAGGAAAAAATCATGCTGCTTCAGCAGAAAAAAACCCTCATGTCCGCCAATATCCTGGGCGAAGGCGGCTTCTCCAGCACCCTGGAGAAATCCGACTTCGAATTCCTCTTCGGACTGGAAGCTGAGGAAGCTATGAACGCCGAAGACTGA
- a CDS encoding MFS transporter, which yields MSTIVVAQKNGVACIGADTMSCLGSLRQKAHHIVNKSKIIQLGDTYVGLTGTSTSLVVMNSYFANPERPRDFSSTDMIFETFRHAHHWMKAEYFMSTMADKGEEYETTQFYGLIANPHGIFALYSYRSAQQFNKFWAAGSGRDFALGAMHTAYDDCESAVDIVKAGLQASAEFDSATGAPFEIHSCDLIVPAKATKPAKKTRRKA from the coding sequence ATGTCCACCATCGTCGTCGCCCAAAAGAACGGAGTCGCCTGCATCGGCGCAGATACCATGAGCTGTCTGGGCTCGCTGCGCCAGAAGGCTCATCACATCGTCAACAAGAGCAAGATCATCCAGCTCGGGGATACCTATGTGGGGCTGACGGGCACCTCCACCAGCCTAGTGGTGATGAACAGCTACTTTGCTAATCCGGAGCGGCCGCGTGACTTCTCATCCACGGACATGATTTTTGAGACCTTCCGCCATGCGCATCATTGGATGAAGGCGGAGTACTTCATGTCCACGATGGCGGACAAGGGGGAGGAGTATGAGACGACGCAGTTCTATGGTTTGATTGCGAATCCTCATGGTATCTTCGCCCTATACTCTTACCGCAGTGCCCAGCAATTTAATAAATTCTGGGCGGCGGGTTCAGGGCGGGACTTTGCGCTGGGGGCTATGCATACGGCCTATGATGACTGTGAGAGCGCGGTGGATATCGTCAAAGCAGGGCTTCAAGCCTCAGCCGAGTTTGACAGTGCCACAGGTGCTCCTTTTGAAATCCATAGCTGCGATCTCATCGTGCCAGCGAAAGCCACAAAACCTGCCAAAAAGACCCGTCGTAAAGCGTAG
- a CDS encoding beta strand repeat-containing protein yields MKTNAFKSAHGLAMHRIHLCSTFGALLCLLFAGNLSAQSLTWDANGDTTNVIDGGGTWNTTNYNWWDGSDNVQWDNAANNIAIFGNNTVVGTDEATSTVTVSGTVNAGGLRFARIAGTYSYRLTGGTIALTDGAVIQVDDNTTSTSTAGRLTISSSLSGNDISFTKSGGGTSYTTLSGNNTWTGTLTLTSGGGGSFLNIGNVNSVNTLSSIDVQSGNTLVLGYSTGVLNTALSLAGTGIGNRGAIRFDRVYTLDSDITLTANTGISVNNNTITGTIAGDIGESGGSRTLSINTSSITDGATTGATIVLSGNNTFTGGVNLTRGTLRIGSTGALNSANPNLLSFTNSAEPKSVVLNGFSVAVSGLSTSGTLGSVTVQNISATSATLTISGSATNTFSGVLANGTGAGTLSLLKTGTGTQILTGASTYTGTTTVAAGTLNLDFSGTGAPAANILGSGTSLVMSGGTLTLTGGSTTANSQTVNGLTVAAGQSTISLITNATAQDLLLNLGTITAQAGGTFNFLLPTGTQTVTNGIRTTSSNDASGILGTWATVNGTEFATVNANGNIVAYDDYDLVTVHSAGAGAVGPIPNDATANIKIIDGGQTGNINLAVATGTTDINTLLKTATEAATINIGTGQTLRLGVDGIIRLAQGAGNLTIGSSSGKLTAGGTGTDTPGRLVFNDFASTQNTTVNATIVNNGSGAISVVKNGPGSLNLANGSTYSGGIVINGGTVIIGADSALGAVPSAVDADNLTFNGGILQMTTSFNLNALRGITLLENGGTIDTGTLAGTYNMTYDGIITGSGPLIKKTTYPAGTQATTVSGTLTLTGANTYTGETIVQTGILVVSNNQALGSTSGGTVVATNGILRLTPGIRITGETLTINGNGNNQGNLQVQGGGAEWAGNIILANNAARIGTGTGGILTISGIIQNGAGTKLNISAQNGTVIFTNVNTYTGYTEMIRGTLQLGIDNALSSSTVLSLLTNNIVTETVAVDLYGYDLTVAGLRHDVVSLVDNLSITNSRQNTETESFESTLTIDQPLNHTYAGKITGNLALIKDGVGTLTLTNTYNSTMASVSTYTGKTTIQGGTLALSGRGNLTGTPWIQVDQGATFSISARTSGDYTLNNQVLSGRGTVNGQLILTGSSYLSPGDSSGLIANAGDGLGELTLNNVTLTGGTPTVRALLELGGTSSNLANNTFAELSLASSGGLYDSIQVNGALALNAGSTIKVTVSDSYVAQEGDVFNLFDWASLVLDGDGANGNAPWTLADLDLSEANAALNTNWYFATDQFLQHGIIYVVIPEPSRVLFLLFGLTILIHRRRR; encoded by the coding sequence ATGAAAACAAATGCCTTTAAATCGGCCCATGGCCTAGCCATGCACCGGATCCATCTGTGCAGCACCTTCGGGGCGCTACTTTGCCTGCTCTTCGCAGGAAACCTTTCCGCCCAGTCCCTCACCTGGGATGCCAATGGCGACACGACCAACGTCATTGATGGTGGCGGCACCTGGAACACCACCAACTACAACTGGTGGGATGGCTCTGATAACGTCCAGTGGGATAACGCAGCCAATAACATCGCCATTTTCGGTAACAATACCGTTGTTGGGACCGATGAAGCGACCTCCACCGTCACCGTCAGCGGCACCGTCAATGCAGGTGGCCTCCGGTTTGCCCGGATTGCAGGCACCTATTCTTACCGCCTCACCGGTGGCACTATCGCCCTCACGGATGGGGCTGTGATTCAGGTCGATGACAATACCACGAGCACAAGTACAGCAGGCCGTCTGACCATCAGTTCTTCATTGTCCGGGAACGATATCTCATTCACCAAGTCTGGTGGAGGCACTTCTTATACGACTTTAAGCGGGAACAATACTTGGACTGGAACCTTGACCCTGACCAGCGGCGGTGGCGGCAGCTTCCTCAACATCGGCAACGTGAATTCCGTCAATACCCTCAGTTCCATTGATGTTCAGTCGGGTAATACTTTGGTTCTGGGATACTCGACAGGGGTCTTGAATACCGCACTCTCCCTGGCAGGAACCGGCATCGGCAATCGCGGAGCTATTCGTTTTGACCGCGTTTATACACTGGACAGCGATATCACCCTGACTGCGAATACCGGCATCTCCGTCAACAATAACACCATCACTGGTACCATCGCCGGGGATATTGGAGAATCCGGCGGTAGTCGTACCCTCAGCATTAACACGTCAAGCATTACTGACGGTGCAACAACAGGTGCCACTATCGTGCTGAGCGGGAACAACACCTTCACCGGCGGCGTTAACCTGACCCGGGGCACTCTGCGGATCGGCAGCACAGGCGCATTGAACTCGGCCAACCCCAATCTCCTTTCCTTCACCAACAGCGCCGAGCCCAAATCCGTCGTGTTGAACGGATTCTCCGTCGCCGTCAGCGGCCTTTCCACCTCAGGCACTTTGGGTTCTGTCACCGTGCAGAACATCAGTGCCACGTCTGCCACCCTCACCATCAGTGGCAGCGCCACCAATACCTTCAGCGGCGTGCTCGCCAATGGCACCGGCGCAGGAACATTGTCGTTACTTAAGACCGGTACGGGCACCCAGATCCTGACGGGGGCCAGCACCTATACAGGGACAACCACCGTCGCCGCAGGCACCTTGAATCTGGACTTTAGTGGCACGGGTGCACCCGCAGCCAACATCCTCGGCAGCGGTACCAGCCTGGTCATGAGCGGCGGTACCCTCACCCTCACCGGAGGGAGCACCACAGCCAATTCACAGACCGTCAACGGGCTCACAGTCGCCGCTGGTCAGTCCACGATTTCTCTCATCACGAATGCCACCGCCCAGGACCTTCTGCTCAATTTGGGAACCATTACAGCTCAGGCAGGAGGCACCTTTAATTTCCTTTTGCCTACAGGCACCCAAACAGTCACCAACGGCATTCGCACCACCAGCAGCAACGATGCCAGCGGTATCCTTGGCACCTGGGCCACAGTCAATGGCACTGAGTTCGCCACCGTGAATGCCAATGGCAACATCGTCGCTTATGACGACTACGACTTAGTCACCGTCCATAGCGCCGGAGCAGGTGCCGTCGGTCCCATCCCCAACGATGCCACCGCCAATATCAAAATCATTGATGGTGGCCAAACCGGTAACATCAATCTCGCGGTCGCCACCGGCACCACCGATATCAATACCCTCCTGAAGACGGCGACAGAAGCAGCCACCATTAACATTGGCACCGGCCAGACTCTGCGCCTTGGCGTGGATGGCATCATCCGTCTGGCTCAGGGTGCGGGCAACCTCACCATCGGCAGTTCCAGTGGTAAACTCACCGCTGGCGGCACCGGCACGGATACCCCTGGTCGCCTAGTTTTTAACGACTTTGCCTCCACTCAAAACACCACCGTCAATGCCACCATTGTGAACAATGGCAGCGGTGCCATCAGCGTCGTCAAGAACGGCCCCGGCAGCCTGAACCTCGCCAATGGCAGCACCTACAGCGGTGGCATAGTCATTAACGGCGGCACCGTCATCATCGGTGCAGATTCGGCCCTCGGGGCCGTACCCAGCGCCGTGGATGCAGACAATCTCACCTTCAATGGAGGCATCCTCCAAATGACCACAAGCTTCAACCTGAATGCCCTGCGTGGCATCACCCTGCTGGAAAACGGCGGCACCATCGATACTGGCACTTTGGCAGGCACTTACAACATGACTTATGATGGAATCATCACCGGGTCAGGCCCTCTCATCAAAAAAACCACCTATCCCGCCGGCACCCAGGCCACCACCGTTTCAGGCACTCTGACCCTGACGGGTGCCAATACTTATACAGGAGAAACCATCGTACAGACCGGCATCCTTGTGGTGTCGAATAATCAGGCACTTGGCTCCACGAGTGGAGGCACCGTGGTCGCCACCAATGGCATCCTGCGTCTGACACCCGGCATTAGAATCACTGGTGAAACCCTCACCATCAACGGGAATGGCAACAATCAAGGAAACCTTCAGGTCCAGGGTGGCGGTGCTGAATGGGCAGGCAATATCATCCTCGCCAACAATGCGGCTCGCATCGGCACCGGCACTGGCGGCATCCTGACTATTAGCGGCATCATCCAAAACGGCGCTGGCACCAAACTCAACATCAGTGCCCAGAATGGAACCGTCATCTTCACCAACGTCAATACCTACACGGGTTATACCGAGATGATCCGGGGCACTCTCCAACTTGGCATCGACAACGCCTTGTCCTCCTCCACCGTCCTTTCCCTCTTGACCAACAATATCGTCACGGAAACCGTAGCCGTGGATCTTTACGGATACGACCTGACCGTCGCCGGCTTGCGTCATGATGTTGTCAGCCTAGTGGACAACCTCTCCATCACCAATTCCAGGCAGAATACCGAAACCGAATCCTTTGAATCGACACTCACCATCGACCAGCCCCTCAACCACACCTATGCCGGCAAAATCACCGGCAACCTGGCCCTCATCAAGGACGGTGTTGGCACCCTGACATTGACCAACACCTACAACTCCACCATGGCCAGTGTCAGCACTTACACCGGCAAAACCACCATCCAGGGCGGCACCCTGGCCCTCTCTGGCCGGGGGAATCTGACGGGCACTCCCTGGATTCAGGTGGATCAAGGAGCCACCTTCAGCATCTCCGCACGTACCAGTGGGGACTATACCCTCAATAACCAGGTCCTCTCGGGCCGTGGCACCGTCAATGGACAGCTCATCCTCACCGGTAGCAGTTATCTCAGCCCCGGTGATTCCAGCGGCCTCATCGCCAATGCGGGTGATGGCCTGGGTGAGCTGACCCTCAATAACGTCACTCTCACCGGCGGCACGCCTACTGTTCGTGCCCTTCTCGAGCTCGGAGGCACCAGCAGTAATCTCGCCAATAATACCTTTGCTGAACTCTCCCTGGCAAGTTCCGGCGGTCTCTATGACAGCATCCAGGTCAATGGTGCACTCGCCCTCAATGCAGGCAGCACCATCAAAGTGACCGTGTCGGATTCCTACGTCGCCCAGGAAGGGGATGTCTTCAATCTCTTCGACTGGGCCAGCCTCGTTCTTGATGGCGATGGTGCTAACGGCAATGCCCCCTGGACCCTGGCCGATCTCGACCTCTCCGAAGCCAACGCTGCCCTCAATACCAACTGGTATTTCGCCACCGACCAGTTCCTGCAACACGGCATCATTTACGTCGTCATCCCGGAACCCTCCCGCGTCCTCTTCCTCCTCTTCGGCCTAACCATCCTAATCCATCGCCGCCGTCGATAA